A DNA window from Acidimicrobiales bacterium contains the following coding sequences:
- a CDS encoding ABC transporter ATP-binding protein, whose translation MTVTNDSPIAPPEVAAAAVNATKVYGMGDTAVRALDDVSIDIPSERFTAIMGPSGSGKSTLMHCLAGLDWLTSGQVFVAGVPLGSLSEKELTRLRRDRIGFVFQAFNLVPTLTAIENITLPMQLAGRSPDKEWVDYVVKTVGLADRLTHRPAELSGGQQQRVAVARALASRPAIIFADEPTGNLDSKSSTEILDFMRKAVDELQQTIVMVTHDPVAAGHADHIVFLADGRIVDEMPDPTAERVLERLKRFD comes from the coding sequence ATGACGGTCACCAACGACAGTCCGATCGCGCCCCCCGAAGTGGCGGCTGCAGCGGTCAACGCGACGAAGGTCTACGGCATGGGCGACACGGCGGTGCGCGCCCTCGACGACGTCAGCATCGACATCCCCAGCGAGCGCTTCACGGCGATCATGGGTCCCTCGGGCTCCGGCAAGTCCACGTTGATGCACTGCCTCGCCGGGCTCGACTGGCTCACCTCGGGCCAGGTCTTCGTGGCGGGCGTGCCGCTCGGGTCGCTCAGCGAGAAGGAGCTCACCCGGCTGCGGCGCGACCGGATCGGCTTCGTCTTCCAGGCGTTCAACCTGGTGCCGACGCTCACGGCCATCGAGAACATCACGCTGCCAATGCAGCTCGCCGGGCGCTCCCCTGACAAGGAGTGGGTCGACTACGTGGTGAAGACCGTCGGCCTGGCCGACCGGTTGACCCACCGCCCCGCCGAGCTCTCCGGTGGCCAGCAGCAGCGGGTGGCGGTCGCCCGGGCCCTGGCCAGCCGGCCGGCGATCATCTTCGCCGACGAGCCCACCGGCAACCTCGACAGCAAGTCGAGCACCGAGATCCTCGATTTCATGCGCAAGGCCGTCGACGAGCTGCAGCAGACCATCGTCATGGTCACGCACGATCCCGTGGCCGCCGGCCACGCCGACCACATCGTGTTCCTGGCCGACGGGCGCATCGTCGACGAGATGCCCGATCCCACCGCCGAGCGCGTGCTCGAGCGGCTGAAGCGATTCGACTGA
- a CDS encoding ABC transporter permease, translated as MFKLSFRDLRSHVGRYILTFIAVAIGVAFIGGVLTLTDTMTRTFDDLFADINEGTDAWVRGEGAFETGFEGGGTVARPRIDASLVDQIAAVDGVAQVEGSVTGYTRLIDKDGEPYGNPAFGAPTFGGSWGVVDDLNPFNLVEGSRAPESSDEVVIDKATADATDYEVGDTARFETPTGNGEATIVGIAKFGTADGPLGASFVLFDQETAERLIAEPGKVDGIGIVADSGVSQTTVRNRVADTLSGDKVEVITGEALTKETQDDMADQFAFFRNLLLGFAFISVAVGGFVIYTSFSFIV; from the coding sequence GTGTTCAAGCTCTCGTTCCGCGACCTGCGCTCCCACGTGGGGCGCTACATCCTCACGTTCATCGCGGTGGCCATCGGCGTCGCCTTCATCGGCGGCGTGCTCACGCTGACCGACACGATGACCCGCACGTTCGACGACCTGTTCGCGGACATCAACGAGGGCACCGACGCCTGGGTGCGCGGCGAAGGCGCGTTCGAGACGGGGTTCGAGGGCGGGGGCACCGTGGCGCGCCCGCGCATCGACGCCTCGCTCGTCGACCAGATCGCCGCCGTCGACGGCGTCGCCCAGGTCGAGGGCTCCGTCACCGGCTACACCCGCCTGATCGACAAGGACGGCGAGCCCTACGGCAACCCGGCCTTCGGCGCCCCCACCTTCGGCGGCAGCTGGGGCGTGGTCGACGACCTCAACCCGTTCAACCTCGTCGAGGGATCCCGGGCCCCGGAGAGCTCCGACGAGGTCGTGATCGACAAGGCCACCGCCGACGCCACCGACTACGAGGTCGGCGACACCGCCCGCTTCGAGACGCCCACCGGCAACGGTGAGGCCACGATCGTCGGCATCGCCAAGTTCGGCACCGCCGACGGCCCGCTGGGCGCCAGCTTCGTCCTGTTCGACCAGGAGACGGCCGAGCGTCTGATCGCCGAGCCCGGCAAGGTCGACGGCATCGGGATCGTCGCCGACAGCGGCGTCTCCCAGACCACCGTCCGCAACCGGGTGGCCGACACGCTGTCCGGTGACAAGGTCGAGGTCATCACCGGCGAGGCGTTGACCAAGGAAACCCAGGACGACATGGCGGACCAGTTCGCCTTCTTCCGCAACCTGCTGCTCGGCTTCGCCTTCATCTCGGTGGCCGTCGGGGGGTTCGTGATCTACACGAGCTTCTCGTTCATCGTG